A region from the Manihot esculenta cultivar AM560-2 chromosome 13, M.esculenta_v8, whole genome shotgun sequence genome encodes:
- the LOC110630468 gene encoding protein NETWORKED 2D, with amino-acid sequence MLQRAASNAYSWWWASHIRTKQSKWMDQNLQDMEEKVQAMLKLIEEDGDSFARRAEMYYKRRPELIHFVEESYRAYRALAERYDHISKELQNANNTIASVCPEQVQFAMEAEEAYARSRFSKKTPQVSKENIPKVPKDVKSTFTPATNKLQSKKSVKKSSAIVAKSGLSKSEGLKEIDRQQKEILALQTEKEFVKSSYESGLEKYWEIDEKIQEMHDKVCALQNEFGAGTVIEDDEARELMASAALKSCHETLAKLEEKQEKSAEEAVIESNRISDAREKLKSLKDEFLHGEVNQEKPKAKDQFTKAVRELKSSDKEPSTVTQERKDLELLRLKIKEHLVLEPNASLTVTELAEQIDELVNKVISLEAAVSLQTALIQRLRIETDELQAQIGILADDKATLINEKNDLKGKLTEMEEKLLGLQELNRNVQDQNNNLQTHFTEAHCNLDHISEKVHDVKPDNELQATPQTEKRSPVEVELQQEVKRQGGAQNSNDGRHELQKIKSEEKSKALSKDDLHEPEKLNSQDEPKVSGKPQVRRQEVDVDLDDSPNISHEEVKRKEGALNANDELHEPHKSNLEEEQKVSGKDKPQKELGRQTVALNLDDSPNESHQEVKIQEDAGAPNANDDLREPQKSNLEEEQKVSGKDKPQKALGRQTVALNLDDSPNESHQEVKIQEDAGAPNANDDLHEPQKSNLEEEQKVSGKDKPQKELGRQTVALNLDDSPNESHQEVKIQEDAVALNANDDLHEPQNLNSEEEQKASGKGKLQKKFSRQAVSLNIDDSPNESHQEVKREEGPGALNANDDHHEPQNLNSEEEQKVSANPQKKLKRQAVALNLDDSPNESHQEVKREQGAGALNANNDLHEPQNLNLEEEQKVSAKPQKKLRRQAVSPNLDNSPNESHQEVKRQEGAGAMNANDDLHELQNLNSEEEQNISDKPQKKLRRKVVALNPDDIPKESQNVEPKEELKVPASLQKEKKVSAEVNAQAELEDREEKEEHRTPESMRKEKEFYAEVNLQVEFKGQEEKLNPEDLKDSGRSHEEYRGQGSVLSPRGSLDEPQNVKPYGEIEVSVSSQKEKTTDEKEIKEHLSNSKKNLGEEASLPQKSNEPDAPVKKSHDTNLGENFDRQDSRKAVDNLHVETQKQTTGQDDEPDWKDLFMNGMNDREKVLLSQYTAILRNCKEMKKRLGEVDNKSVDGLFDTAALLQELRSDNAKKDEQIKILRQKLSLLQTGLSENESEKSTLTECPTIEREVIYDVRLIMAEEPEISPIEKKFRMSIDELLEENLEFWFRFSSTMYQIQKFETEIKDLQSDTSKLEEKKQQDGSTNAKYSLKSDAKPLYKHLREIHTELGVWLEKSALLKDELKSRFSSLCDIQEEITAALKESAEDDDFKFTSYQAAKFQGEILNMKQENNKVADELQAGLDHVTTLQLEVERALENLDEEFKLSGSKTRQNYQLEHSDSRSGVPLRSFIFGTKPKKPKHSIFSYVHPVLQKKYNGLKTG; translated from the exons atgttGCAAAGAGCTGCCAGCAATGCTTATTCATGGTGGTGGGCAAGCCACATCAGAACCAAGCAATCAAAATGGATGGATCAAAACCTTCAag ATATGGAAGAGAAGGTTCAGGCAATGCTCAAACTCATTGAAGAGGATGGGGACTCCTTTGCGAGAAGGGCAGAAATGTACTACAAAAGGAGGCCAGAGCTGATTCATTTTGTTGAAGAATCTTACAGAGCATACCGGGCCTTGGCTGAAAGGTATGATCACATATCGAAAGAGCTACAAAATGCCAACAATACCATTGCTTCTGTTTGCCCAGAACAAGTTCAGTTTGCAATGGAAGCTGAAGAAGCTTATGCCAGATCTAGATTCTCAAAGAAGACTCCACAAGTCTCGAAAGAGAATATCCCAAAGGTTCCCAAAGATGTAAAGAGTACCTTCACCCCAGCTACGAATAAATTACAATCCAAGAAGTCTGTGAAAAAAAGTTCTGCTATAGTTGCTAAATCTGGTTTGAGCAAATCTGAGGGACTGAAAGAGATTGACAGGCAGCAGAAAGAAATTCTAGCTTTACAAACTGAGAAAGAGTTTGTTAAGAGCTCTTATGAAAGTGGGCTAGAAAAGTATTGGGAAATTGATGAGAAAATCCAGGAAATGCATGATAAGGTTTGTGCTTTGCAAAATGAATTTGGTGCAGGCACAGTCATTGAAGATGATGAGGCTCGGGAATTGATGGCCTCAGCAGCCTTGAAATCATGCCATGAGACATTGGCTAAGTTAGAGGAGAAGCAAGAGAAATCTGCAGAAGAAGCAGTAATTGAGAGCAATCGGATTAGTGATGCCCGGGAGAAGTTGAAGTCTCTCAAAGATGAATTTCTACATGGTGAGGTCAATCAGGAAAAGCCAAAAGCCAAAGATCAATTTACGAAAGCAGTCAGAGAGTTGAAAAGCTCAGACAAAGAACCAAGCACTGTCACACAAGAGAGAAAGGACTTGGAGCTGTTACGCTTAAAAATTAAGGAACACTTAGTGTTGGAACCCAATGCATCTCTCACTGTGACTGAACTTGCAGAACAGATTGATGAGCTCGTGAACAAGGTGATTAGCTTAGAAGCAGCAGTTTCATTGCAGACAGCACTCATACAAAGGTTGAGAATAGAGACAGATGAGCTTCAAGCACAAATTGGAATATTGGCGGATGACAAGGCAACACTGATCAATGAGAAAAATGATTTAAAGGGGAAGCTGACAGAAATGGAGGAAAAGTTGCTCGGGCTTCAGGAATTAAACAGAAATGTTCAAGACCAGAATAATAATCTTCAAACACATTTCACTGAAGCACATTGTAATCTTGATCACATTTCGGAGAAAGTGCATGATGTGAAGCCAGATAATGAGCTCCAGGCCACACCACAGACTGAGAAGAGATCTCCAGTTGAAGTTGAATTGCAACAAGAGGTCAAAAGACAAGGAGGCGCACAGAATTCTAATGATGGTCGCCATGAACTGCAGAAAATAAAGTCAGAAGAGAAGAGCAAGGCTTTGTCTAAAGATGATCTGCATGAACCAGAGAAATTGAACTCACAAGATGAGCCCAAGGTTTCGGGTAAACCACAAGTCAGAAGACAAGAAGTTGATGTGGATCTTGATGACAGTCCTAACATATCACATGAAGAggtcaaaagaaaagaaggtgCACTTAACGCAAATGATGAACTCCATGAACCACACAAATCGAACTTAGAAGAGGAGCAAAAGGTTTCAGGTAAAGATAAACCACAAAAAGAACTCGGCAGACAAACCGTTGCACTGAATCTTGATGACAGTCCTAATGAATCACATCAAGAGGTCAAAATACAAGAAGATGCAGGTGCACCGAATGCTAATGATGACCTCCGTGAACCACAGAAATCAAACTTAGAAGAAGAGCAAAAGGTTTCAGGTAAAGATAAACCACAAAAAGCACTCGGCAGACAAACCGTTGCACTGAATCTTGATGACAGTCCTAATGAATCACATCAAGAGGTCAAAATACAAGAAGATGCAGGTGCACCGAATGCTAATGATGACCTCCATGAACCACAGAAATCGAACTTAGAAGAAGAGCAAAAGGTTTCAGGTAAAGATAAACCACAAAAAGAACTTGGAAGACAAACAGTTGCACTGAATCTTGATGACAGTCCTAATGAATCACATCAAGAGGTCAAAATACAAGAAGATGCAGTTGCACTGAATGCTAATGATGACCTCCATGAACCACAGAACTTGAACTCGGAAGAGGAGCAGAAGGCTTCAGGTAAAGGTAAACTACAAAAAAAGTTCAGTAGACAAGCAGTTTCACTGAATATTGATGACAGTCCTAATGAATCCCATCAAGAGGTCAAAAGAGAAGAAGGTCCAGGTGCACTAAATGCTAATGATGACCACCATGAACCACAAAACTTGAACTCAGAAGAGGAGCAGAAGGTTTCAGCTAATCCAcaaaaaaaactcaaaagacAAGCAGTTGCACTGAATCTTGATGACAGTCCTAACGAATCCCATCAAGAGGTCAAAAGAGAACAAGGTGCAGGTGCACTAAATGCTAATAATGACCTCCATGAACCACAGAACTTGAACTTAGAAGAGGAGCAGAAGGTTTCAGCTAAACCACAAAAAAAACTCAGAAGACAAGCAGTTTCACCGAATCTTGATAACAGTCCTAATGAATCACATCAGGAGGTCAAACGACAAGAAGGTGCAGGTGCAATGAATGCTAATGATGACCTCCATGAACTACAGAACTTGAactcagaagaggaacagaatATTTCAGATAAACCACAAAAAAAACTCAGAAGAAAAGTAGTTGCACTGAATCCTGATGACATTCCTAAGGAATCACAGAATGTGGAACCAAAAGAGGAACTCAAGGTTCCAGCCTCTTTGCAGAAAGAGAAGAAAGTTTCTGCTGAAGTCAATGCACAGGCAGAGTTAGAAGAtcgagaagaaaaagaagagcacAGGACTCCAGAATCTATGCGGAAAGAGAAGGAATTTTATGCTGAAGTCAATTTGCAGGTTGAGTTTAAAGGGCAAGAAGAAAAACTTAATCCTGAGGATCTCAAGGATTCAGGAAGATCACATGAAGAATACAGAGGACAAGGAAGTGTACTGAGTCCTCGTGGCAGTCTTGATGAACCACAGAATGTGAAGCCATATGGGGAGATTGAGGTTTCAGTCTCTTCACAGAAAGAAAAAACTACAGATGAGAAAGAGATAAAAGAACATCTCAGCAACTCCAAAAAGAATCTTGGAGAAGAAGCAAGCCTACCACAGAAAAGTAATGAACCTGATGCCCCTGTGAAGAAATCTCATGACACGAACTTGGGGGAAAATTTTGACAGGCAAGATTCACGTAAGGCTGTGGACAATCTCCATGTTGAAACACAGAAACAGACAACAGGGCAAGATGATGAGCCAGACTGGAAGGATTTGTTCATGAATGGTATGAATGATAGAGAAAAAGTTTTGCTGAGTCAATATACTGCAATTCTTCGAAACTGTAAAGAAATGAAGAAAAGGCTTGGTGAAGTAGATAATAAAAGTGTGGATGGCCTCTTTGATACAGCGGCACTGTTACAAGAACTGAGGAGTGATAATGCAAAGAAGGACGAACAGATTAAAATCTTGCGTCAGAAGCTGAGCCTTCTCCAAACAGGCTTGAGTGAAAATGAATCTGAGAAATCAACCTTGACAGAATGTCCAACAATAGAGAGAGAAGTAATATATGACGTCAGGCTGATTATGGCAGAAGAGCCAGAAATCTCCCcgattgaaaaaaaattcaggATGAGCATTGATGAACTGCTAGAGGAGAACTTAGAATTCTGGTTCAGATTCAGTTCTACGATGTATCaaattcagaaatttgagacTGAAATCAAGGATTTACAGTCTGATACATCGAAACTTGAGGAAAAAAAGCAGCAAGATGGTAGCACCAATGCAAAGTATTCTTTGAAATCCGATGCCAAACCGCTATACAAGCACCTTAGAGAAATTCATACTGAATTAGGAGTCTGGTTAGAGAAAAGCGCCCTACTGAAAGATGAACTGAAGAGCAGATTCTCATCCTTGTGTGACATTCAAGAAGAAATAACTGCTGCTCTGAAGGAGAGTGCTGAAGATGATGACTTCAAGTTTACGAGCTACCAAGCTGCAAAGTTCCAAGGTGAGATTTTGAACATGAAACAGGAGAACAACAAGGTGGCAGATGAATTGCAGGCTGGCTTGGATCATGTCACGACACTCCAGCTTGAAGTTGAAAGAGCTCTGGAAAATTTGGATGAGGAATTCAAGCTTAGTGGATCAAAGACTCGCCAAAATTACCAACTGGAACATTCAGACAGCCGATCTGGAGTTCCTTTGCGGTCATTTATCTTTGGTACCAAACCAAAGAAACCAAAGCATTCAATCTTCTCCTACGTCCACCCTGTCCTGCAAAAGAAATACAATGGTTTGAAGACGGGTTAA
- the LOC110630470 gene encoding nicotinamidase 1 produces the protein MVSHSIDLLKQELPVEQDSLLLNGDVKTGLVLVDIVNGFCTVGAGNLAPKQPDNQISTMVEESVRLARAFCDKKWPVFAFLDSHHPDIPEHPYPPHCIAGTDEARLVPELQWLENEANATVRRKDCIDGFLGSIEKDGSNVFVDWIKKNQIKIILVVGICTDICVLDFVCSALSARNRGFLAPLEDVIIFSQACATFDLPLHVARAAKGAIAHPQDLMHHIGLYMAKGRGAKVVSEVSFGAL, from the exons atggtgTCCCACTCGATTGATTTGTTGAAGCAGGAGCTTCCTGTTGAACAAGATTCTTTGCTTCTCAATGGCGATGTTAAGACCGGACTTGTTCTTGTCGATATTGTTAATGGTTTCTGTACCGTCGGCGCTGGCAATTtg GCCCCAAAACAGCCTGACAATCAAATTTCTACGATGGTTGAGGAGTCTGTGAGGCTTGCGAGAGCTTTCTGTGATAAGAAATGGCCAGTTTTTGCTTTTCTTGATTCTCATCATCCTGACATTCCGGAGCACCCTTACCCTCCTCACTGTATTGCGGGAACCGATGAGGCAAGACTTGTTCCAG AACTGCAATGGTTGGAGAATGAAGCTAATGCAACGGTTAGGCGCAAGGATTGCATCGATGGGTTCCTGGGTTCCATTGAGAAAGATGGCTCCAATGTGTTTGTTGATTGGATTAAgaagaatcaaattaaaatt ATTCTGGTCGTTGGGATATGCACAGATAtatgtgtgctggattttgttTGTTCAGCACTATCTGCCAGAAATCGGGGGTTTCTTGCTCCTCTAGAGGATGTGATTATCTTCTCTCAAGCTTGTGCTACTTTTGATCTTCCACTTCATGTTGCCAGAGCTGCCAAAGGTGCTATAGCACATCCACAG GATCTGATGCATCACATAGGTTTGTACATGGCCAAGGGAAGGGGAGCCAAGGTAGTCTCAGAGGTGTCTTTTGGTGCACTGTAA